One uncultured Caproiciproducens sp. DNA segment encodes these proteins:
- a CDS encoding DNA repair exonuclease codes for MNKIKILHCADLHLGAELASVGNKARQRREEMLMTFDRIVSMCKTESVELLLIAGDLFESSNTDSAAVHSVKKALSEIPDAVVAIAPGNHDYVSLDSPYADGDWPANVHIFQSGIDFFELPDKGVRVWGAGFTGTYVTESLLKEVNVPEDDMVNICVMHGDLVAENQTSNYNPVTPSQIRFSGMDYIAFGHIHMRTELLHSGRTAYAYCGCPEGRGFDELNEKGVYIGTVLKDKSDLVFRPVCRRMNLEVRVDVSGASANNEVAAIILHTLKQKFGETYSENLYKVILEGALGATFSPDCAAIAVRLEDELYFVKIKDETHIQVDVNALSKETSLKGIFVRKMLEKINAGLKDEAQAAQYRRALYIGLKAFDSEVKLNEN; via the coding sequence ATGAATAAAATAAAAATCCTTCACTGTGCGGATTTGCACCTTGGCGCAGAACTTGCGTCTGTTGGCAATAAAGCGAGACAGCGCAGGGAAGAAATGCTGATGACTTTTGACAGAATCGTTTCCATGTGCAAAACGGAAAGCGTGGAATTGCTTCTGATTGCCGGAGACTTATTTGAAAGCTCCAATACAGACAGTGCGGCCGTCCATTCCGTGAAAAAAGCTTTGTCTGAAATTCCTGACGCGGTGGTTGCCATCGCACCCGGAAATCACGACTATGTGTCGTTGGACTCCCCGTATGCCGATGGGGACTGGCCCGCCAACGTACATATTTTTCAGTCCGGAATTGACTTTTTTGAACTCCCCGATAAAGGAGTACGCGTGTGGGGCGCGGGATTTACTGGGACTTATGTCACAGAATCTCTGCTAAAAGAAGTCAATGTACCTGAAGATGATATGGTGAATATTTGCGTTATGCACGGCGATTTGGTTGCAGAAAATCAGACAAGCAACTACAATCCGGTGACTCCTTCGCAAATTCGATTCAGCGGTATGGATTATATTGCGTTTGGCCATATTCATATGCGTACCGAACTTTTGCATAGCGGCAGAACCGCTTATGCCTACTGCGGCTGCCCCGAAGGAAGGGGCTTTGACGAACTGAATGAAAAAGGCGTCTATATCGGTACGGTCTTGAAAGACAAGTCCGACCTCGTTTTTCGGCCGGTGTGCAGAAGAATGAACCTTGAGGTTCGTGTTGATGTCAGCGGGGCGTCGGCAAACAATGAAGTGGCTGCGATCATCCTTCATACGCTGAAACAGAAATTCGGCGAAACTTATTCGGAGAATTTATATAAAGTGATTCTGGAAGGTGCGCTTGGTGCAACCTTCTCGCCGGATTGTGCCGCGATTGCGGTCAGATTGGAAGATGAACTGTATTTTGTTAAAATAAAGGATGAAACGCATATACAAGTGGACGTAAATGCATTGTCAAAAGAAACCTCATTAAAAGGGATTTTTGTCCGAAAAATGCTTGAGAAAATTAACGCCGGCCTGAAAGATGAAGCACAGGCGGCACAGTACCGGCGCGCTCTTTACATCGGATTAAAAGCGTTTGACAGTGAGGTGAAGCTCAATGAAAATTAA
- a CDS encoding Hsp20/alpha crystallin family protein yields the protein MMFDLMPFGRRESNLFNYFDNMEKNFFGDISQGFSSFRTDVIDHGDKYVLKAELPGFKREDIKIDIEGSSLTVSAEHSDETEEKKDSYIRRERRYGSFSRSFDISNIKGSEISAEYKDGILELSLPKMETAVPETRRIEIR from the coding sequence ATGATGTTTGATTTAATGCCGTTTGGACGCAGGGAAAGTAATCTCTTCAATTATTTTGATAACATGGAGAAAAACTTCTTTGGCGATATATCGCAGGGTTTTTCATCATTCCGTACGGATGTTATCGATCATGGAGACAAATATGTTCTGAAAGCGGAACTGCCGGGCTTTAAAAGAGAAGATATCAAAATTGATATTGAGGGCAGCAGCCTGACCGTCAGCGCAGAGCACAGCGATGAAACCGAAGAAAAAAAGGACAGCTACATTCGCAGGGAGCGCAGATACGGTTCGTTTTCCCGCAGCTTTGATATCTCAAATATCAAAGGCAGTGAAATTTCCGCGGAATACAAGGATGGTATTTTGGAACTTAGTTTGCCGAAGATGGAAACCGCAGTGCCTGAAACACGCAGAATTGAAATTCGGTAA